A section of the Myxocyprinus asiaticus isolate MX2 ecotype Aquarium Trade chromosome 40, UBuf_Myxa_2, whole genome shotgun sequence genome encodes:
- the LOC127431244 gene encoding olfactory marker protein-like produces MSLELTFNPNIQLMEVMRLRVQSLQQRGQKRQEGECFLRSNEHVYRMDFSEQALHFTRWNICMSAPGHLNIIATSPLWMPDLTNLMTCQLLEPTGVFWRSAGDDPDVPIQCYEADAQEFGERIAELAKVRKVMHFLFAFKDCYFGLESIECSIEFEISN; encoded by the coding sequence ATGTCTCTTGAGTTGACATTTAACCCTAATATCCAGCTGATGGAGGTGATGCGTCTGCGTGTGCAGTCTTTGCAGCAGCGGGGACAGAAAAGACAGGAAGGAGAATGTTTCCTGAGGTCCAATGAGCACGTCTATCGCATGGACTTCTCCGAGCAGGCCTTGCATTTTACCCGATGGAACATCTGCATGTCTGCACCTGGCCACCTGAACATCATTGCCACATCCCCGCTCTGGATGCCTGACCTCACCAACCTCATGACGTGCCAGCTCCTCGAACCTACAGGAGTCTTCTGGAGAAGCGCAGGTGAtgaccctgacgtgcccatccaGTGCTATGAGGCTGACGCCCAGGAGTTCGGTGAAAGGATAGCTGAGCTAGCCAAGGTGCGCAAAGTGATGCATTTTCTGTTCGCCTTCAAAGACTGCTATTTTGGTCTGGAAAGTATCGAGTGCTCCATAGAGTTCGAGATCTCTAATTAA